In the Octadecabacter sp. SW4 genome, one interval contains:
- a CDS encoding BMP family protein, with amino-acid sequence MTLMTKLLSASAALALTAGAALANPAVLFDLGGKFDKSFNESAYNGAQRWAEETGGSYDEVEIQSDAQREQAIRRFAEAGNNPIVMAGFSWATALSEVAADYPDTKFQIIDMVVDAPNVRSIVFAEEQGSYLVGVAAAMASETGTVGFIGGMDIPLIRNFACGYVQGVLATDPDATVIANMTGTTPAAWNDPVKGSELTLAQISQDADVVYAAAGGTGVGVLQTAADEGILSIGVDSNQNYLHPGMVLTSMLKRVDNAVYDALVAGEDLEAGFNVMDLSNGGVGYALDEFNEALITDEMKAALDAASAAIMSGEVAVHNYNTDESCPVYDF; translated from the coding sequence ATGACCCTCATGACGAAATTACTTTCTGCTTCGGCTGCTCTGGCGCTGACGGCGGGTGCCGCACTGGCTAATCCGGCCGTGCTGTTCGACCTTGGTGGCAAGTTCGACAAATCCTTCAACGAAAGCGCCTATAACGGTGCGCAGCGTTGGGCCGAAGAAACCGGCGGCTCATACGACGAAGTTGAAATTCAGTCCGATGCCCAGCGCGAACAGGCCATTCGCCGTTTCGCCGAAGCCGGCAACAACCCCATCGTGATGGCAGGCTTTTCATGGGCCACAGCGCTAAGCGAAGTTGCGGCGGACTACCCCGACACCAAGTTCCAGATCATCGACATGGTGGTTGATGCGCCAAACGTGCGCTCGATCGTCTTTGCCGAAGAACAGGGATCGTATCTGGTCGGCGTTGCGGCTGCGATGGCATCCGAAACTGGCACCGTCGGCTTTATCGGCGGCATGGATATCCCGCTGATTCGCAACTTTGCATGTGGTTACGTGCAGGGCGTGCTGGCAACGGATCCGGACGCGACGGTCATCGCCAACATGACCGGTACGACGCCTGCCGCCTGGAATGACCCCGTGAAGGGATCGGAACTGACACTGGCCCAGATCAGCCAGGACGCGGATGTTGTTTACGCAGCCGCTGGCGGCACAGGTGTTGGCGTTCTGCAGACCGCCGCCGACGAAGGCATCCTGTCAATCGGTGTGGACAGCAACCAGAACTACCTGCACCCCGGCATGGTTCTGACCTCCATGCTCAAGCGTGTGGACAACGCCGTTTATGACGCATTGGTCGCTGGTGAAGACCTGGAGGCCGGCTTTAACGTCATGGACCTGTCCAACGGCGGCGTCGGCTATGCGCTGGATGAATTCAACGAAGCCCTGATTACGGATGAAATGAAGGCTGCACTTGATGCTGCATCCGCTGCGATCATGTCGGGCGAAGTCGCGGTTCACAACTACAACACCGACGAATCCTGCCCTGTCTATGACTTCTAA
- the tsaB gene encoding tRNA (adenosine(37)-N6)-threonylcarbamoyltransferase complex dimerization subunit type 1 TsaB — MPPNPTILAFDTSAAHCAAALLLDSQITTRVDPMARGQAEHLMVMLADMLSEAGIDWSALDAVAVGIGPGNFTGIRISVSAARGVALGLGKPAIGVSSLEALAHGQPRPFAACLPAPRDHHYAQTYTAQGSDAPMLAQGTASPPDPVALITNIAQLAAERLTAGAPIARPAPLYLRPADAAPPSDPAPLILP, encoded by the coding sequence TTGCCGCCTAACCCAACGATCCTTGCATTTGACACATCGGCGGCGCATTGCGCCGCCGCTTTGTTATTGGATAGCCAAATCACCACCCGCGTCGATCCGATGGCGCGCGGGCAGGCTGAACACCTGATGGTCATGCTTGCGGATATGCTGTCCGAGGCAGGCATCGACTGGAGTGCGCTTGACGCTGTGGCCGTTGGCATCGGGCCGGGCAATTTCACCGGCATTCGCATTTCCGTATCCGCCGCGCGCGGCGTGGCTTTGGGGCTTGGCAAACCTGCGATCGGCGTGTCATCACTCGAGGCTCTCGCGCACGGTCAACCACGCCCCTTTGCCGCCTGCCTGCCTGCCCCCCGCGACCACCATTATGCGCAGACCTATACGGCGCAAGGCAGTGACGCGCCAATGCTGGCACAAGGCACGGCCTCCCCTCCTGACCCGGTCGCCCTGATCACGAACATCGCGCAACTCGCGGCCGAACGTCTGACCGCCGGTGCGCCGATTGCGCGCCCCGCGCCGCTTTATCTGCGCCCCGCCGATGCGGCCCCGCCCAGCGACCCCGCGCCGCTGATCCTGCCGTGA
- a CDS encoding class I SAM-dependent RNA methyltransferase, which translates to MFDIFLVAAPGLENTLREEAAARGFTNPVVTAGGVTVQGDWAEVWRANLQMRGAGRVLARIGEFRAFHLAQLDKRSRKFPWGDVLRADVPVKVEAICKASKIYHAGAAIQRVEKALVEELGATIAADAPIRLKLRIDDNLCTFSVDTSGESLHKRGHKEAVGKAPMRENLAAMFLRECGYNGSEPLVDPMCGSGTFVIEAAEMAAGLHAGRSRGFAFEQLATFDAARWAAMRADQPATLPSVRFFGSDRDDGAIRMSIANAARAGVAECTQFTRAAVSDVQRPDGPPGLVIVNPPYGARIGDKKLLFAVYGALGKTLLERFKGWRVGMVTSDNGLAKSSGLPFKPAGPPVSFGGLKVKLFQTDALR; encoded by the coding sequence ATGTTCGATATCTTCCTGGTGGCTGCCCCCGGCCTTGAAAACACCCTGCGCGAAGAAGCTGCCGCTCGTGGTTTCACCAACCCTGTCGTCACGGCGGGGGGTGTCACCGTGCAGGGCGATTGGGCCGAGGTCTGGCGCGCCAATCTGCAGATGCGCGGGGCGGGGCGTGTGCTGGCCCGTATCGGTGAATTTCGTGCCTTCCATCTGGCGCAACTGGATAAGCGGTCGCGCAAGTTCCCCTGGGGCGACGTGCTGCGCGCCGATGTGCCGGTGAAGGTCGAAGCGATTTGCAAAGCCTCGAAAATCTATCATGCGGGCGCGGCAATCCAGCGCGTGGAAAAGGCGCTGGTCGAAGAGTTGGGCGCAACGATTGCCGCTGATGCACCGATCCGGCTGAAATTGCGGATCGACGACAACCTGTGCACCTTCAGCGTCGATACATCAGGTGAAAGCCTGCACAAGCGTGGCCACAAAGAGGCCGTGGGCAAGGCACCCATGCGCGAAAATCTGGCGGCGATGTTCCTGCGGGAATGTGGCTATAACGGCAGCGAGCCGCTGGTTGATCCGATGTGCGGGTCCGGCACGTTTGTGATCGAGGCGGCAGAGATGGCGGCTGGTTTGCACGCTGGCCGCTCGCGCGGTTTTGCCTTTGAACAACTGGCAACATTTGATGCGGCGAGATGGGCAGCCATGCGTGCCGACCAGCCCGCAACCCTGCCGTCGGTGCGGTTTTTTGGCAGCGACCGCGACGATGGTGCAATCCGCATGTCCATCGCCAATGCTGCCCGTGCAGGTGTGGCAGAGTGCACCCAATTTACCCGCGCAGCCGTGAGCGATGTGCAGCGCCCCGATGGCCCGCCCGGACTGGTCATCGTCAACCCGCCATATGGCGCCCGGATCGGCGACAAAAAGCTGCTGTTCGCGGTTTATGGCGCGCTGGGCAAGACGCTGCTGGAGCGGTTCAAGGGTTGGCGGGTCGGGATGGTCACATCTGACAACGGGTTGGCCAAATCATCCGGCCTGCCGTTCAAACCCGCAGGCCCGCCGGTGTCATTCGGCGGGCTGAAGGTCAAGCTGTTCCAGACCGACGCCCTGCGCTAG
- a CDS encoding branched-chain amino acid aminotransferase, giving the protein MATGKNIRTYFQGTWHTGDVPVMRAADHGMWLGSSVFDGARAFDGLCPDLEAHCARVNRSAKALMITPTIETADMVKIIHEGLALYPPKSPIYIRPMYWAIDSGFNAIVPREDGETGFAICLEEIPMAAPDATTTLTTTRFRRPVMESAVVNAKAGCLYPNNARMLAEARAKGFGNALVADAMGNVAESATANAFMVKDGAIFTPIPNGTFLAGITRARHISNLANDGVQVQETVLTFDDFRNADEVFLTGNLSKVTPVTAFDDRQYQVGPVTRRLRELYWDWAATAG; this is encoded by the coding sequence ATGGCGACCGGCAAGAACATCCGCACCTATTTCCAAGGCACATGGCATACCGGCGACGTCCCTGTGATGCGCGCCGCCGATCATGGCATGTGGCTGGGCAGCAGTGTGTTTGACGGTGCGCGCGCCTTTGACGGGCTATGCCCCGATCTTGAGGCCCACTGCGCCCGCGTGAACCGTTCGGCCAAGGCCCTGATGATCACACCGACCATCGAAACGGCAGATATGGTCAAGATCATCCACGAGGGGCTGGCGCTTTATCCGCCAAAGTCACCAATCTACATCAGGCCGATGTATTGGGCGATCGACAGCGGGTTCAACGCGATCGTGCCGCGCGAAGATGGCGAAACGGGCTTTGCGATCTGTCTCGAGGAAATCCCGATGGCAGCGCCGGATGCGACAACCACTTTAACGACGACGCGCTTTCGCCGCCCGGTGATGGAAAGCGCGGTGGTCAACGCCAAAGCGGGCTGCCTTTATCCCAACAACGCGCGGATGCTGGCCGAAGCCCGGGCCAAGGGGTTCGGCAATGCCCTTGTCGCTGACGCAATGGGCAACGTGGCCGAAAGTGCCACGGCAAACGCCTTTATGGTCAAAGACGGCGCGATCTTTACGCCGATCCCCAACGGGACATTCTTGGCGGGAATCACCCGCGCACGTCACATCAGCAACCTTGCCAATGACGGCGTGCAGGTCCAGGAAACCGTGCTGACGTTCGATGATTTCCGTAACGCGGACGAAGTGTTCCTGACAGGCAATTTGTCCAAGGTCACGCCCGTCACCGCCTTTGATGATCGTCAGTATCAGGTCGGCCCCGTAACGCGTCGCCTGCGCGAGCTTTACTGGGATTGGGCCGCGACGGCGGGCTGA
- a CDS encoding universal stress protein: MRKFLVVLDDSRECLNAMRFAAMRAAKTGGGVAVLSIIPPDEFNHWIGVGEVMRAEARERIEVHFEVFAKWMRDKQGVDPQLIIREGEAVPEIMAQIDEDPEIGVLILGAGTDKKGPGPLVTQLTRNSGALQIPITIVPGEMSKERLEAIT; this comes from the coding sequence ATGCGTAAATTTCTGGTTGTTCTGGATGATAGCCGCGAATGTCTGAATGCAATGCGCTTTGCCGCCATGCGGGCAGCGAAAACCGGTGGCGGCGTTGCGGTGTTGTCGATCATCCCGCCGGATGAATTTAACCACTGGATCGGTGTGGGCGAAGTGATGCGCGCCGAGGCCCGTGAACGCATCGAGGTGCATTTCGAGGTTTTCGCCAAATGGATGCGTGACAAGCAAGGCGTCGATCCGCAGTTGATCATCCGCGAGGGCGAGGCCGTTCCCGAAATCATGGCACAAATTGACGAAGACCCCGAAATCGGTGTGCTGATCCTGGGTGCCGGCACCGACAAAAAAGGGCCCGGCCCATTGGTCACGCAGTTGACCCGCAATTCCGGCGCTCTCCAGATTCCCATCACCATCGTCCCCGGCGAGATGTCCAAAGAACGGCTCGAAGCGATTACCTGA
- a CDS encoding NifU family protein has translation MFIQTESTPNPATLKFLPGQTVLASGTADFASAEAAAVSPLAQRIFAVSGVAAVFFGTDFVTVTKSDDTDWDHIKPSILGAVMEHYQSGQPVMEGEQAASGHAEHTGEDGEIVNQIKELLDTRVRPAVAQDGGDITFHGFDRGIVYLHMQGACAGCPSSTLTLKMGIENLLRHYIPEVVEVRPVAA, from the coding sequence ATGTTCATTCAAACCGAATCCACGCCGAACCCCGCGACATTGAAATTCCTGCCCGGCCAGACGGTTTTGGCGTCCGGCACGGCCGATTTCGCAAGTGCCGAGGCCGCGGCAGTCAGCCCCCTTGCCCAGCGTATTTTCGCGGTGTCAGGCGTTGCGGCGGTGTTTTTCGGCACCGATTTCGTGACCGTGACCAAATCCGACGACACGGATTGGGACCATATCAAACCCTCGATCCTCGGTGCGGTGATGGAACACTATCAATCGGGCCAGCCGGTGATGGAAGGCGAACAGGCGGCGTCCGGCCATGCGGAACATACCGGCGAAGATGGTGAAATCGTCAATCAGATCAAAGAATTGCTTGATACCCGCGTGCGCCCCGCAGTGGCACAAGATGGCGGCGACATCACCTTTCACGGCTTTGATCGCGGCATCGTCTATCTGCACATGCAGGGCGCTTGCGCAGGCTGCCCGTCTTCGACACTGACCCTGAAAATGGGCATTGAAAACCTGCTGCGCCACTATATCCCCGAGGTGGTCGAGGTGCGCCCCGTTGCCGCCTAA
- the yghU gene encoding glutathione-dependent disulfide-bond oxidoreductase codes for MTYTPPKVWTWDQENGGQFASINRPIAGATHDKDLPVGKHPLQLYSLATPNGVKVTVMLEELLAQGVNEAEYDAWLINIGDGDQFGSGFVDVNPNSKIPALMDRSGDAPQRVFESGAILLYLAEKFGHFLPKDHGARTECLSWLFWQMGSAPYLGGGFGHFYAYAPEKFEYPINRFAMETKRQLDVLDRQLADHPFIAGADYTIADMAIWAWYGQLVLGRQYGAADFLDVASYKNVMAWAQKIDARPAVKRGRMVNRTFGEPETQLHERHDASDFDTRTQDKIGDTPS; via the coding sequence ATGACCTACACGCCGCCCAAAGTCTGGACCTGGGACCAAGAAAATGGCGGGCAGTTCGCCAGTATCAACCGCCCCATCGCAGGTGCCACCCACGACAAGGACTTGCCGGTGGGCAAGCATCCGCTTCAGCTTTATTCACTGGCCACGCCCAATGGCGTCAAGGTCACGGTGATGCTTGAAGAATTGTTGGCGCAGGGGGTGAATGAGGCGGAATATGATGCCTGGTTGATCAACATTGGTGATGGCGACCAATTTGGCAGCGGCTTTGTCGACGTCAACCCCAACTCCAAGATACCGGCGCTGATGGATCGCTCTGGCGACGCGCCCCAGAGGGTGTTTGAAAGCGGGGCGATCCTGCTTTATCTGGCGGAAAAGTTCGGGCATTTCCTTCCCAAGGACCACGGCGCGCGCACCGAATGTCTGTCGTGGTTATTCTGGCAGATGGGCAGCGCGCCCTATTTGGGCGGCGGGTTTGGCCATTTTTATGCCTATGCCCCTGAAAAATTTGAATATCCGATCAACCGTTTCGCGATGGAGACCAAACGTCAGCTGGACGTTCTGGATCGCCAGTTGGCGGATCATCCGTTCATCGCGGGCGCAGATTATACCATCGCCGATATGGCCATCTGGGCGTGGTATGGGCAGTTGGTTCTGGGCCGTCAGTATGGCGCTGCTGACTTTCTGGATGTCGCCAGCTACAAGAATGTCATGGCGTGGGCACAAAAGATCGACGCGCGCCCTGCCGTGAAACGTGGCCGCATGGTGAACCGGACCTTTGGCGAGCCCGAGACGCAATTGCACGAGCGCCATGACGCCAGCGATTTTGACACGCGCACGCAGGACAAGATCGGCGATACCCCCTCGTAA
- a CDS encoding GNAT family N-acetyltransferase: MADAHVILCGDTSAMVIARIALDEAEILTLATDPDLRRQGLARTVLQSCEDRLRARHVQSVFLEVAADNMAAQALYKGFGYSLVGERPNYYRRNDGTAVAALVLRKALVVI, encoded by the coding sequence ATGGCTGACGCCCATGTGATTCTCTGCGGAGATACCTCGGCGATGGTCATCGCGCGCATTGCGCTGGACGAGGCCGAAATTCTGACCCTCGCCACCGATCCAGATCTGCGCCGCCAGGGGCTGGCGCGCACAGTCCTGCAATCGTGCGAAGACCGGTTGCGCGCCCGTCACGTGCAAAGCGTTTTCCTAGAAGTTGCCGCCGACAACATGGCGGCACAGGCACTTTATAAGGGGTTTGGCTATAGTCTCGTGGGCGAACGGCCCAATTACTATCGCCGCAACGATGGCACCGCCGTTGCCGCCCTGGTGCTGCGCAAAGCGCTTGTGGTGATCTGA
- a CDS encoding VOC family protein, whose protein sequence is MSNLAPNTTRIGHVHLRVSNLDRAIAFYGDVLGFEVQQRYGKGAAFLSAGGYHHHIGLNTWESLGATPPPPGHTGLYHTAFLYPDHASLAAAIHRVLGAGVPLDGAADHGVSEAVYLRDPDDNGVELYVDRPKADWPRGADGQLTMGNRPFDVGALLARYPSQN, encoded by the coding sequence ATGTCCAACCTTGCCCCCAACACAACCCGCATCGGCCATGTTCATCTGCGCGTGTCCAACCTTGATCGCGCCATCGCGTTTTATGGCGATGTTCTTGGCTTTGAAGTGCAGCAGCGTTACGGCAAAGGGGCCGCGTTCCTGTCAGCGGGTGGCTATCACCACCATATCGGGCTGAACACCTGGGAAAGCCTTGGCGCGACACCGCCACCGCCCGGGCACACAGGGTTGTATCACACTGCGTTCCTTTATCCCGATCATGCGAGCCTTGCCGCCGCGATTCACCGGGTGCTTGGTGCTGGCGTCCCGCTGGACGGGGCGGCGGATCATGGCGTGAGCGAGGCGGTCTATCTGCGCGATCCCGATGACAACGGTGTCGAGCTTTATGTCGACCGCCCCAAGGCCGACTGGCCGCGCGGGGCCGACGGGCAACTTACAATGGGAAATCGCCCGTTTGATGTTGGTGCCTTGCTGGCGCGCTATCCGTCACAAAACTGA
- a CDS encoding nuclear transport factor 2 family protein, with protein MSDAITTFFRAWSETDPKARRALIDDSFATGGIYSDPRSGARLDDNGAIADYVGMFSANAPGWTARVEKTDDVNGYHRAIIAFGGKGPDGAEMVQHGTYFATLDEAGKLTLLAGFVGTGA; from the coding sequence ATGAGCGATGCAATTACAACCTTCTTTCGCGCCTGGAGCGAAACCGACCCAAAGGCGCGGCGCGCCCTGATTGACGATTCCTTTGCCACTGGCGGGATCTATTCCGATCCGCGCAGCGGCGCGCGCCTGGACGATAACGGCGCCATCGCCGACTACGTGGGTATGTTCAGCGCCAATGCCCCCGGCTGGACCGCGCGCGTCGAAAAAACAGACGACGTTAACGGCTACCACCGCGCGATCATCGCCTTTGGTGGCAAGGGGCCGGACGGTGCCGAAATGGTCCAACACGGCACCTATTTTGCCACCCTCGATGAGGCTGGCAAACTGACTCTGCTGGCCGGATTTGTCGGCACAGGGGCCTGA